Proteins co-encoded in one Opitutus terrae PB90-1 genomic window:
- a CDS encoding ArsR/SmtB family transcription factor, giving the protein MMRELLSERVIEKPKSVIFGQFALIAKAFAHPLRLQLLEQLAQGERTVETLADRTGASIANASQHLRQMRAAGLLGSRREAKFVYYRLASDVVIEILSGLRRIGEGQLAEVDRVVNGYFNRRDSLEPVTRAELVNRAKSDLVTVLDVRPADEFALGHVPGALNIPFRDLEARLAELDPKQEIVAYCRGPYCVLSFEAVAALRARGFNIRRLEDGYPEWRAAGLPVETTSEVAR; this is encoded by the coding sequence ATGATGCGCGAACTGCTCAGTGAAAGAGTGATTGAGAAACCGAAATCTGTGATTTTTGGGCAGTTCGCCCTCATCGCGAAGGCATTTGCGCATCCGTTGCGCTTGCAATTGCTGGAGCAACTGGCGCAGGGAGAACGCACCGTCGAAACGCTCGCCGACCGGACGGGTGCTTCGATTGCCAACGCATCGCAGCACTTGCGGCAGATGAGAGCGGCCGGTCTTCTCGGGTCCCGCCGCGAGGCGAAGTTCGTGTATTATCGTTTGGCGAGCGACGTGGTGATCGAGATCCTCTCGGGATTGCGCCGCATCGGCGAAGGGCAGCTTGCCGAGGTCGACCGCGTGGTGAACGGATACTTTAATCGCCGCGACAGCCTCGAACCCGTGACGCGCGCCGAGCTGGTGAATCGGGCCAAGAGCGATCTCGTGACCGTGCTCGATGTTCGGCCCGCCGATGAATTCGCGCTCGGTCATGTGCCCGGAGCGTTGAACATCCCCTTTCGCGACCTCGAAGCTCGGCTGGCGGAACTCGATCCGAAGCAGGAAATCGTCGCCTACTGCCGCGGCCCATACTGCGTGCTCTCGTTCGAAGCGGTGGCGGCGCTGCGGGCGCGAGGGTTCAACATTCGGCGGCTCGAAGACGGCTATCCCGAGTGGCGCGCGGCCGGACTGCCGGTCGAGACAACCAGCGAGGTGGCCCGATGA
- a CDS encoding nucleoside phosphorylase — MSLLRDAKTFAEPSVFTPNALLREARRQKRLPDAPVPAVCLLDPDGDIARMLRASGRATIHEAWPCYHTEMLRFSLDGIAVGLVPCAVGASFAVLIAEQLFAAGCELLISVTSAGQLSDQFGSPPYFVLIQSAWRDEGTSHHYVPPAEVSGMEPSLLRLMERTFSSGQSRVHPGSVWTTDAPYRETASAIAHFRARGAVAVEMEAAALYAFAEARRKPVVCFAHVTNQMAARDGDFEKGDANGAHDALEVVRVAMGAWLREVHSPRASTSDPSL, encoded by the coding sequence ATGAGTTTGCTTCGCGACGCCAAGACGTTTGCCGAACCGTCGGTGTTTACTCCGAACGCCTTGTTGAGGGAGGCGCGCCGACAAAAACGATTGCCCGACGCGCCCGTCCCGGCTGTTTGCCTGCTCGATCCGGACGGCGACATCGCTCGAATGCTCCGCGCGTCAGGGCGCGCCACCATCCATGAAGCGTGGCCCTGCTATCACACCGAGATGTTGCGATTCTCGCTGGATGGCATCGCCGTGGGACTGGTGCCTTGCGCCGTGGGCGCGTCGTTCGCGGTGTTGATCGCCGAGCAACTCTTCGCGGCGGGATGCGAGTTGTTGATCAGCGTCACGTCTGCGGGTCAGCTCAGCGATCAGTTCGGCTCTCCGCCCTATTTCGTGCTGATCCAGTCGGCGTGGCGCGATGAAGGCACCAGCCATCACTACGTGCCACCAGCCGAGGTCTCCGGGATGGAACCCTCTCTGCTGCGACTCATGGAGCGGACGTTTTCCAGCGGGCAGAGCCGTGTTCATCCTGGTTCGGTCTGGACGACAGACGCACCTTACCGCGAGACGGCATCAGCCATCGCGCACTTTCGTGCTCGTGGTGCGGTCGCGGTCGAGATGGAGGCGGCGGCGCTCTATGCGTTTGCCGAGGCGCGACGCAAGCCGGTCGTGTGCTTCGCCCATGTCACGAACCAGATGGCCGCGCGCGATGGTGATTTCGAAAAAGGTGATGCCAACGGAGCGCACGATGCGCTCGAAGTCGTGCGCGTCGCAATGGGAGCGTGGCTGCGGGAAGTCCACTCGCCGCGCGCTTCAACTTCTGATCCCTCCTTATGA
- a CDS encoding DsrE family protein: MKLGIILSQTEPETVFNALRLANYALKQGDSVKIFLMGKGVALDQIDDARFAVREQAQAVLAAGGQFLACGTCLKLRASEGSEICPLSTLKDLYEVVRDSDRVLSF, encoded by the coding sequence ATGAAACTCGGCATCATCCTATCGCAGACCGAACCTGAGACGGTGTTCAACGCGCTCCGCCTCGCCAACTACGCGCTCAAGCAGGGCGACTCGGTCAAAATATTCTTGATGGGGAAAGGCGTCGCACTCGACCAGATCGATGACGCTCGTTTCGCGGTGCGCGAGCAGGCTCAAGCTGTGCTCGCAGCCGGGGGCCAATTTCTCGCCTGCGGCACGTGCCTGAAACTGCGAGCATCTGAGGGCTCGGAAATTTGCCCGCTCTCGACTCTGAAGGATCTCTACGAAGTCGTCCGCGATTCCGACCGCGTGCTGTCATTTTGA
- a CDS encoding class I SAM-dependent methyltransferase: MPDQSFWESLFDIPAILDGLQVDDSIGDAAEVGCGYGTFTLPVAARIRGTLHAFDIEAAMIETTQARVVGSKADNVRLRLCDVLVDGFGLPTQSMDAVFLFNILHAENPTALLAASARLLRPGGRVLAIHWRSDIATPRGPDLSIRPRPTQIAAWAQDVGLTPEPSRLLPPWHFGLVLRR; the protein is encoded by the coding sequence ATGCCGGACCAATCCTTCTGGGAGAGTCTTTTCGATATACCAGCGATATTGGATGGCCTCCAAGTGGACGACAGCATCGGCGATGCCGCCGAAGTCGGCTGCGGTTACGGCACGTTTACCCTTCCCGTCGCCGCGCGGATTCGCGGCACATTGCACGCCTTCGATATCGAAGCGGCGATGATCGAAACCACCCAGGCCCGTGTTGTAGGCAGCAAAGCAGACAACGTGCGCCTGCGCCTTTGCGATGTGCTGGTCGACGGGTTTGGTCTCCCGACGCAAAGCATGGACGCGGTTTTTCTCTTCAATATCCTTCACGCTGAGAATCCCACCGCGCTGCTCGCCGCGAGCGCCAGACTCCTTCGGCCGGGTGGACGCGTCCTCGCGATTCACTGGCGCTCCGACATAGCGACGCCTCGCGGTCCGGATTTATCGATCCGTCCGCGTCCGACGCAGATCGCGGCTTGGGCGCAAGACGTCGGACTCACACCGGAACCGAGTCGGTTGCTGCCTCCGTGGCATTTCGGGCTGGTGCTTCGCCGGTAG
- a CDS encoding DUF932 domain-containing protein: MTTIETAPSSRVFRALSLDDLRRVAPSVFAEQARPGVSSRYTFVSTAQVVDLLRGEGWEPVKANQQRVRLENRQGFQMHELRFARRADLENASFAIGDVRPELILQNAHDGTRAYRIDAGLYRLVCRNGLTVADADFAHVAIRHVDVSAEKFAAAAQAVAENTPRVMEVIARWQAVALTPLARHSFAARAMALRWDSAQPVTRLLRPDQLLAPARYGDQATDLWTTFNVVQERLCRGGLRYAGHIPAAEGAVFPTHYLRNTTRPVGGLTEGQRLNKALWNLAEEFSRN; this comes from the coding sequence ATGACCACGATTGAAACGGCTCCGTCCTCCCGCGTCTTCCGCGCGTTGTCCCTCGACGATCTCCGCCGCGTCGCCCCCTCGGTTTTTGCCGAGCAGGCCCGGCCCGGTGTTTCTTCCCGCTACACGTTCGTTTCTACGGCGCAGGTCGTTGACCTGCTTCGTGGCGAAGGTTGGGAACCGGTGAAGGCGAACCAGCAGCGCGTGCGGCTGGAGAATCGGCAGGGGTTTCAGATGCACGAACTCCGGTTCGCGCGTCGGGCGGATTTGGAAAACGCCTCGTTCGCCATCGGCGATGTCCGGCCCGAGCTGATCTTGCAGAACGCGCACGACGGCACGCGCGCCTATCGCATCGATGCCGGACTTTACCGGCTCGTTTGCCGCAACGGGCTCACTGTCGCGGATGCGGATTTCGCGCATGTCGCGATTCGGCACGTCGACGTTTCCGCAGAGAAGTTCGCGGCGGCAGCGCAGGCCGTGGCCGAGAATACCCCGCGGGTGATGGAAGTGATCGCGCGTTGGCAGGCCGTGGCGTTAACCCCGCTCGCACGCCACTCTTTCGCGGCGCGCGCGATGGCGCTGCGGTGGGACAGCGCGCAACCAGTCACGCGGTTGCTTCGACCAGACCAGTTGCTCGCGCCTGCTCGCTACGGTGATCAAGCCACCGATCTTTGGACGACGTTCAACGTCGTGCAGGAACGGTTGTGTCGCGGCGGTCTCCGCTATGCGGGTCACATTCCGGCAGCCGAGGGGGCGGTGTTTCCGACTCACTACCTGCGCAATACGACCCGGCCGGTCGGCGGGCTGACCGAAGGACAACGCTTGAACAAGGCGCTGTGGAACCTCGCGGAAGAATTCTCGCGCAACTGA